One genomic segment of Streptomyces sp. RerS4 includes these proteins:
- a CDS encoding SDR family oxidoreductase, with amino-acid sequence MSTRPATRTAVVTGASSGIGAATARQLAAAGYHVVLTARREDRVAALAAELTAAGHEATAHALDVTDRAAVDALAASLARCDVLVNNAGGAIGAEPVATGDPADWRTMYEVNVIGTLNVTQALLPALTASGDGTVVVLSSTAGHATYEGGAGYVAAKNGARVLAETLRLEIVGQPVRVIEIAPGMVKTEEFATTRFRGDTDKAAKVYAGVAEPLSADDVADTITWAVTRPSHVNIDLLVVRPRAQASNTKVHREL; translated from the coding sequence ATGAGCACGCGCCCGGCCACCCGAACCGCCGTAGTCACCGGCGCGAGCAGCGGAATCGGCGCGGCCACCGCCCGGCAGCTGGCCGCCGCCGGCTACCACGTCGTGCTCACCGCCCGCCGCGAGGACCGCGTCGCGGCCCTCGCCGCCGAGCTGACCGCCGCCGGGCACGAGGCCACCGCGCACGCCCTCGACGTCACCGACCGCGCCGCCGTGGACGCGCTGGCCGCCTCCCTCGCCCGGTGCGACGTCCTCGTCAACAACGCCGGCGGCGCCATCGGCGCCGAGCCCGTCGCCACCGGCGACCCGGCCGACTGGCGCACGATGTACGAGGTCAACGTCATCGGCACCCTCAACGTCACCCAGGCCCTCCTGCCCGCCCTCACCGCCTCCGGCGACGGCACGGTGGTCGTCCTCTCCTCCACCGCCGGCCACGCCACCTACGAGGGCGGCGCGGGCTACGTCGCCGCCAAGAACGGCGCCCGCGTCCTCGCCGAGACCCTCCGCCTGGAGATCGTCGGACAGCCGGTCCGCGTCATCGAGATCGCGCCCGGCATGGTCAAGACCGAGGAGTTCGCCACCACCCGCTTCCGCGGCGACACCGACAAGGCCGCCAAGGTCTACGCGGGCGTGGCCGAACCGCTGTCCGCCGACGACGTGGCCGACACCATCACCTGGGCGGTGACCCGCCCCAGCCACGTCAACATCGACCTCCTGGTGGTCCGCCCCCGCGCCCAGGCCTCGAACACGAAGGTCCACCGCGAGCTCTGA
- a CDS encoding zinc-binding dehydrogenase — protein MTVRVRGLGAAAFVPRGEAPAAPVDGVPDAAVLGAPALAAVRDGGVYVGLIPGAAPAADRGVRVVEQEVAPDGAPLAELVALVDAGALTLRVADTFDLADAPKAHTALTTPGTRGRVILTAA, from the coding sequence GTGACGGTGCGGGTACGGGGCTTGGGCGCCGCCGCCTTCGTCCCGCGCGGCGAGGCTCCGGCCGCTCCGGTGGACGGGGTGCCGGACGCGGCCGTCCTGGGCGCGCCCGCGTTGGCCGCGGTCCGCGACGGCGGCGTCTACGTCGGCCTCATCCCCGGCGCCGCCCCGGCCGCCGATCGGGGCGTCCGCGTCGTCGAGCAGGAGGTCGCCCCCGACGGCGCCCCCCTCGCCGAGCTGGTGGCCCTGGTCGACGCGGGCGCGCTGACCCTGCGCGTCGCCGACACCTTCGACCTCGCCGACGCCCCGAAGGCCCACACGGCCCTCACCACCCCGGGCACCCGGGGCCGCGTGATCCTCACGGCCGCCTGA
- a CDS encoding Uma2 family endonuclease, with translation MAVMQHETTIAEAADRLSRELPGHRVEILQGRLTVTPPADGRHARTLTRLTVAFHEAGAEKAGLEFLQGIGIWLPTGDDDYAVPDFALVEADFLDHKVVKNCYRPDVFRLILEVTSSNWADDIGTKVESYAKADVPVYIVADRHHDEVVVHTDPRGAGYRLRRAFKRGTSFRLPDHLGVPLELSVDMLLD, from the coding sequence ATGGCCGTGATGCAGCACGAGACCACGATCGCGGAGGCCGCCGATCGACTCTCCAGGGAGCTCCCCGGGCACCGAGTGGAGATTCTCCAGGGGAGGCTCACCGTGACACCACCCGCCGACGGGCGACACGCCCGCACCCTGACCCGGCTCACCGTGGCCTTCCACGAGGCCGGGGCCGAAAAGGCGGGCCTGGAATTCCTCCAGGGCATCGGCATCTGGCTGCCCACCGGCGACGACGACTACGCCGTCCCGGACTTCGCGCTCGTCGAGGCGGATTTCCTGGACCACAAGGTGGTCAAGAACTGCTACCGGCCGGACGTCTTCCGCCTGATCCTGGAGGTCACCTCCTCGAACTGGGCGGACGACATCGGCACCAAGGTGGAGAGCTACGCCAAGGCCGACGTCCCCGTCTACATCGTCGCCGACCGCCACCACGACGAAGTCGTGGTCCACACGGATCCGCGCGGGGCCGGCTATCGACTGCGCAGGGCCTTCAAGCGCGGCACGTCGTTCAGGCTTCCCGACCACCTCGGGGTGCCCCTCGAACTGTCCGTGGACATGCTGCTCGACTGA
- a CDS encoding Mut7-C ubiquitin/RNAse domain-containing protein translates to MNGPAIHLTLAPELRLFAPPSRRVDRVPTTTDGASSLGHVVESAGVPLTEVGRLLVDGHEVPFSYVPRAGQSVEVRGVERPQRIDGAPLRFLLDVHLGTLARRLRLLGVDAAYDNEDPGDPALATRSAAEHRVLLSRDRGLLRRREIFAGAYVYSDNPDEQLRDVLGRFAPELAPWTRCTACNGPLREADKDSVGDRLEHGTQRSYDVFAQCAACERVYWRGAHHARLERIVGEALAEFGDGAAV, encoded by the coding sequence GTGAACGGTCCCGCCATCCATCTCACCCTCGCCCCCGAACTGCGCCTCTTCGCCCCGCCCAGCCGGCGCGTGGACCGCGTACCGACCACCACCGACGGCGCCTCCAGCCTCGGCCACGTCGTCGAGTCGGCCGGCGTGCCCCTCACGGAGGTCGGCCGACTGCTCGTCGACGGCCACGAGGTGCCGTTCTCGTACGTGCCCCGAGCAGGCCAGTCCGTCGAGGTGCGGGGCGTCGAGCGCCCCCAGCGGATCGACGGGGCCCCGCTGCGCTTCCTCCTCGACGTCCACCTCGGCACCCTCGCCCGCCGCCTGCGGCTGCTCGGCGTCGACGCCGCCTACGACAACGAGGACCCGGGCGACCCCGCCCTCGCCACCCGCTCCGCCGCCGAACACCGCGTCCTGCTCTCCCGCGACCGCGGCCTGCTGCGCCGCCGCGAGATCTTCGCCGGGGCGTACGTCTACAGCGACAACCCCGACGAGCAACTGCGCGACGTCCTCGGCCGGTTCGCCCCCGAACTCGCGCCCTGGACCCGCTGCACCGCCTGCAACGGGCCCCTGCGCGAAGCCGACAAGGACAGCGTCGGCGACCGACTGGAGCACGGCACGCAGCGCTCGTACGACGTGTTCGCGCAGTGCGCCGCGTGCGAGCGCGTCTACTGGCGCGGCGCCCACCACGCCCGACTGGAACGCATCGTCGGCGAGGCACTGGCCGAGTTCGGGGACGGCGCGGCCGTGTAG
- a CDS encoding polysaccharide deacetylase family protein, with translation MGRSRVVLAAFAALSFVVGGAGVARAGVGLPPVVSAVPTQEKVVFITIDDGWNHDPEAARILLEKRVPASLFLLPDATSYDTGYFTALAERGRVTVENHTVNHPDLTTLDAAGKDAEVCGAGERLRATFGKTPKLLRPPFGAVNDDVRLAAKACGVKALITWTHDFTTWGQTPPTPRLKAGDIVLLHFTPTLAADLQRALDAAKAAGLKPAPLMPHLKAAGYVS, from the coding sequence ATGGGGAGATCTCGTGTCGTCTTGGCCGCGTTCGCGGCGTTGTCGTTTGTCGTCGGGGGCGCCGGGGTGGCGCGGGCGGGGGTGGGGTTGCCGCCCGTCGTGTCGGCCGTGCCGACGCAGGAGAAGGTCGTCTTCATCACCATCGACGACGGCTGGAACCACGATCCGGAGGCGGCCCGGATCCTGCTGGAGAAGCGGGTGCCGGCCTCGTTGTTCCTGCTGCCCGACGCGACCTCGTACGACACCGGGTACTTCACCGCGCTCGCCGAGCGGGGCCGGGTGACGGTGGAGAACCACACCGTCAACCACCCCGACCTGACCACCCTCGACGCCGCCGGGAAGGACGCCGAGGTGTGCGGGGCCGGGGAGCGGCTGCGGGCGACGTTCGGGAAGACGCCGAAGCTGCTGCGGCCGCCGTTCGGGGCCGTCAACGACGACGTGCGGCTCGCGGCGAAGGCCTGCGGGGTGAAGGCGCTGATCACCTGGACGCACGACTTCACCACCTGGGGCCAGACGCCGCCGACCCCGCGGCTGAAGGCGGGGGACATCGTGCTGCTGCACTTCACGCCGACGCTCGCCGCCGACCTCCAGCGGGCCCTGGACGCGGCGAAGGCCGCCGGGCTGAAGCCGGCGCCCCTCATGCCGCACCTCAAGGCCGCCGGGTACGTCTCCTGA
- a CDS encoding DUF3558 domain-containing protein, giving the protein MDVPVDVERRKAVRRRVLPGVAMLTALVAGATGLTGCTDGNGIGVTGDAKGGGSTATPAQPGKYRSLPEPCKAADGKRLRAMLPAADSLTTEERDRLYAGTADASFDGDRRVGCRWNAQVPEGTLLLSVRFERVVSYDRAAMSDDDKARQVYVSRLTAAHLPFPGPTASPTPSAASTPAAPGTPNPGGSTAPSPGPSAPPAPAGSPATSPSGSATGSPSTSPTSPPELGSRVLEGLGNEAYIEDKLSAAGATAAQARTVRIVFRTSNVLVTVEYSVQPSAPGTVPPSGETQDKTRQLAQALAERFNE; this is encoded by the coding sequence GTGGACGTGCCAGTGGACGTGGAGCGGCGCAAGGCGGTACGACGCCGGGTGCTGCCCGGGGTCGCGATGCTCACCGCGCTCGTGGCCGGGGCGACCGGCCTCACCGGATGCACCGACGGCAACGGCATCGGTGTCACCGGCGACGCCAAGGGCGGCGGCAGCACCGCCACCCCCGCCCAACCGGGCAAGTACCGGAGCCTGCCCGAGCCCTGCAAGGCCGCCGACGGCAAGCGGCTGCGCGCCATGCTCCCGGCCGCCGACTCCCTCACCACCGAGGAGCGCGACCGCCTCTACGCGGGCACCGCCGACGCCTCCTTCGACGGCGACCGGCGCGTCGGCTGCCGGTGGAACGCGCAGGTCCCCGAGGGCACGCTGCTGTTGTCCGTCCGCTTCGAGCGGGTCGTCTCCTACGACCGCGCCGCCATGAGCGACGACGACAAGGCCCGGCAGGTCTACGTGAGCCGCCTGACGGCCGCCCACCTGCCGTTCCCCGGCCCGACGGCGAGCCCCACCCCGAGCGCCGCGAGCACCCCGGCAGCCCCGGGCACCCCGAACCCGGGCGGCTCCACCGCGCCGAGCCCCGGCCCGTCCGCCCCGCCGGCCCCCGCCGGGTCGCCGGCCACCTCCCCGTCGGGCTCCGCCACGGGATCCCCCTCGACCTCGCCCACCAGCCCGCCCGAGCTCGGCTCCCGCGTCCTGGAGGGGCTCGGCAACGAGGCGTACATCGAGGACAAGCTCAGCGCGGCCGGCGCCACCGCCGCGCAGGCGCGCACCGTGCGCATTGTGTTCCGTACCTCGAACGTCCTCGTCACCGTCGAGTACAGCGTGCAGCCCTCCGCCCCGGGCACGGTCCCGCCGAGCGGCGAAACCCAGGACAAGACACGCCAGTTGGCGCAGGCCCTCGCCGAGCGTTTCAACGAGTGA
- a CDS encoding DUF3558 family protein gives MQRSASRLTRVLACAAVPVILTVAGCSSDSGKGSTSDSGKKKSDSSASSQPSTKPSATLEKVAFAKLPDPCKALATKTIDSLVAEAKEKNGTAAKSNDLANRASCTWNGLDTDGTKGSQYRWLSVSLVRYDSHASLGSGNKRAEEQYNKQIEAAKTTEGARDVKAEQAGGIGDQATSVTYGVKKDVEFLNTTIVSRTQNVVITIDYNGAAYEGASAPDQAKLLQDAIAATKETVSSVGAAADQPATPSGSGSPSGSASPSGSASPQS, from the coding sequence ATGCAGCGATCTGCCTCGCGCCTCACCCGCGTCCTCGCCTGTGCGGCCGTCCCGGTGATCCTCACCGTCGCCGGCTGCTCGTCCGATTCGGGGAAGGGCTCGACCTCGGACTCCGGCAAGAAGAAGTCCGACTCCTCCGCGTCCTCCCAGCCCAGCACGAAGCCCTCGGCCACGCTGGAGAAGGTGGCGTTCGCGAAGCTGCCCGACCCCTGCAAGGCGCTCGCCACCAAGACCATCGATTCGCTCGTGGCGGAGGCGAAGGAGAAGAACGGCACGGCGGCCAAGTCCAACGACCTCGCCAACCGCGCCAGCTGCACCTGGAACGGTCTCGACACCGACGGCACGAAGGGCTCGCAGTACCGCTGGCTCTCCGTCTCCCTGGTCCGCTACGACTCGCACGCCTCGCTCGGCAGCGGCAACAAGCGCGCCGAGGAGCAGTACAACAAGCAGATCGAGGCCGCGAAGACCACCGAGGGCGCGCGCGACGTCAAGGCCGAGCAGGCCGGCGGCATCGGCGACCAGGCGACGTCGGTCACCTACGGGGTGAAGAAGGACGTCGAATTCCTCAACACCACGATCGTGAGCCGCACCCAGAACGTCGTCATCACGATCGACTACAACGGTGCCGCCTACGAGGGCGCCTCCGCCCCCGACCAGGCCAAGCTGCTCCAGGACGCGATCGCCGCGACGAAGGAGACCGTGAGCTCCGTCGGCGCCGCCGCCGACCAGCCCGCCACGCCGTCCGGATCCGGCTCGCCGTCGGGCTCGGCTTCGCCGTCGGGCTCCGCCTCGCCCCAGAGCTGA
- a CDS encoding RtcB family protein — MSYVEVPGANVPIRMWTDPASVEDSAMRQLRNTAGLPWIKGLAVMPDVHYGKGATVGSVIAMKDAVCPAAVGVDIGCGMSAVKTSLTANDLPGDLSRLRSRIESVIPVGMGLHKEAVDPARLYGFSESGYADLWKRFDYLADAVKFRQDRAVKQIGTLGSGNHFIEFCLDESGSVWLMLHSGSRNIGNELAAHHIGVARGLAHNQNLVDRDLAVFLAATPEMEAYRNDLFWAQEYAKFNRAAMMSLFKEVVRGEFRKAKVSFEQEISCHHNYVAEERYEGMDLLVTRKGAIRAGSGEYGIIPGSMGTGSYIVKGLGNEMSFNSASHGAGRKMSRTAAKKRFSARDLAEQTRGVECRKDAGVVDEIPAAYKSIEQVIDQQTDLVRVVAKLKQVICVKG; from the coding sequence ATGTCGTATGTAGAGGTACCAGGGGCGAACGTCCCGATCCGGATGTGGACCGATCCGGCGTCGGTCGAGGACAGCGCGATGCGCCAGCTCCGGAACACGGCCGGGCTGCCGTGGATCAAGGGCCTGGCCGTCATGCCGGACGTCCACTACGGCAAGGGCGCCACCGTCGGCTCGGTCATCGCCATGAAGGACGCGGTCTGCCCGGCGGCGGTGGGCGTGGACATCGGCTGCGGCATGTCGGCCGTGAAGACCTCCCTGACGGCGAACGACCTCCCGGGAGACCTGTCGAGACTGCGCTCGCGCATCGAGTCGGTGATTCCGGTGGGCATGGGCCTGCACAAGGAAGCCGTGGACCCGGCGCGGCTCTACGGCTTCTCGGAGTCGGGCTACGCGGACCTCTGGAAGCGCTTCGACTACCTCGCGGACGCGGTCAAATTCCGCCAGGATCGTGCCGTAAAGCAGATCGGAACGCTCGGATCCGGAAATCATTTCATCGAATTCTGTCTGGATGAGTCAGGTTCGGTCTGGCTGATGCTGCACTCCGGCTCCCGGAACATCGGCAACGAGCTGGCCGCGCACCACATCGGCGTGGCGCGGGGACTCGCGCACAACCAGAACCTGGTCGACCGCGACCTGGCGGTCTTCCTCGCGGCGACCCCGGAGATGGAGGCGTACCGCAACGACCTCTTCTGGGCGCAGGAGTACGCCAAGTTCAACCGCGCGGCGATGATGAGCCTCTTCAAGGAGGTCGTGCGCGGGGAATTCCGCAAGGCGAAGGTCTCCTTCGAGCAGGAGATCAGCTGCCACCACAACTACGTGGCGGAGGAGCGGTACGAGGGCATGGACCTGCTCGTCACCCGTAAGGGCGCGATCCGCGCGGGCAGCGGCGAGTACGGGATCATCCCCGGCTCGATGGGAACGGGCTCGTACATCGTGAAGGGACTCGGCAACGAGATGTCCTTCAACTCCGCTTCGCACGGGGCGGGCCGCAAGATGAGCCGTACGGCGGCGAAGAAGCGTTTCTCGGCGCGGGATCTGGCCGAGCAGACGCGGGGCGTCGAGTGTCGCAAGGACGCGGGTGTCGTGGACGAGATTCCCGCCGCCTACAAGTCGATCGAGCAGGTCATCGACCAGCAGACCGACCTGGTGCGCGTCGTGGCCAAGTTGAAGCAGGTCATCTGCGTCAAGGGCTGA
- a CDS encoding YnfA family protein, which yields MLVTRSAALFALAALLEIGGAWLVWQGVREHKGWAWIGAGVIALGLYGFVATLQPQGDFARVLAAYGGVFVAGSLLWGVVADGYRPDRWDVVGALVCLAGMAVIMYAPRR from the coding sequence ATGCTGGTCACCCGCTCCGCCGCCCTCTTCGCCCTCGCCGCCCTCCTGGAGATCGGCGGCGCCTGGCTGGTCTGGCAAGGCGTGCGCGAGCACAAGGGCTGGGCGTGGATCGGCGCCGGCGTCATCGCCCTCGGGCTCTACGGATTCGTCGCCACCCTCCAGCCCCAGGGCGACTTCGCCCGCGTCCTGGCGGCGTACGGCGGCGTCTTCGTCGCCGGCTCGCTCCTGTGGGGCGTCGTCGCCGACGGCTACCGACCCGACCGCTGGGACGTCGTGGGCGCCCTCGTCTGCCTCGCCGGAATGGCCGTGATCATGTACGCGCCGCGCCGCTGA